Sequence from the Neorhizobium sp. NCHU2750 genome:
TCGAAGTCGCGGATCATCACCGACAGGCGCGCCTCCGTGTCGTTGGCGCTTAGGTCCTTGAACCAGAAATATCCTTCTCGCCCCTCGGTTTGCTCCGGTGTCTCGGCCCGATCGAACTCGGCAACGAAATCCATGGCCATGAGCAGTGGATTGACGAGCACGCCCTTGGCGGACATGGGATGCGCGCTGACGCCGGTAAAGGTGATCTCGCCGCTTGCGGCGTTGAAATTCTCGAACACGATCTCGCCAAGCTCGCAACAGTCGATCGTATAGGCGAAATCGCAGGGAAAACGGTCGAGATCGAGAGCTTTTGATCCGCGCAACCCGATTTCCTCGTCCGGGACGAAAGCGATGCATATATCGCCATACTGGCCCGAGCTTCCAAGGCGGTTGAGCAGGGTCATAATAACCGCGATCGCCGCCTTGTTGTCGGCGCCGAGCACGCTGGTGCCGTCGCTGAAGATGATATCCTGGCCTTCCCATCCGCGGATTTCCGGGTGTTCCGCAACCCGAAGCCAGATGTCGCTTTCCGTATTGAGGCAGAGATCCTCCCCGTTGAAACGAAGGATCTGGGGCTTGATGTTGGGCGATAGGCCGACATTCACCGTGTCGAGATGAGCGATGAAGCCGATCTTTGGCGCCTTCGGCAGGGAGCCGCGTCTTATGGCCGTTACTGTCGCATGCCCGTCGATCGTCACCGCGTCGAGACCCATGCCCCGCAACTCGTCACGGAGAAGCGCGGCGAGCCTTGCCTGACCGAGGGTGGAAGGGAGAGTGGTGGACTTCGCATCGCTCTGGCTTTCGACCGCAAGATAACGGAAGAACCGTTCGATCAGTTCATTGCGAAGTTCCATGGCATGTCCTGTCTGTGGGGAGATGAATGAGAGATACGACTGCCACCAGCATAATTGGCTTGTGTTCCTTGCGCCATCGGTGGCTGTCCTGATCATGCCAATGGCTCACGCGGCTACGTATTACCTTTATCAATTCATTCGAATATTTTGAGTTTTCACGATCATTTATCCGTGTACACCTTGCTGATGGAGTGCTGTCGGGAGGATGGGTTGGAACTCAGGCAACTGAAATATCTGCTGACGGCAGTCGATTGTGGCAGTCTCGGCAAGGCCGCTTCCGAACTCGGGCTTGGAACATCCGCGCTCAGCCAGCAGATAAGCCGGTTGGAAAGCGAATTGTCGACAAGGCTGCTGGTGCGTGGCGCCTCCGGCGTCACGCCGACAGAGGCCGGTTATGCATTCTGTCAGCAGGCGAGGCTGGCGCTCCGCCACCTTGATGCAGCGACGGCTGCGGCTCAGGGCGCTCGTTTATCCGGCGTGGTGTCCCTGGGGCTCGCTCCCACCACGGCGTCTGTTCTGGCCCTGCCGCTGATCGAGGCGATGGCACGCCGTTACCCGAATATTCGACTGCAGCTGGTCGAGGGCATGTCGGGTCATCTGGCTGGAATGTTGAAGAACCGCCAGATCGACATCGCCGTGCTGTTCAACGCCGAATCCGTTGCATTCGCCGGCTCGGAGGCCATCCCTCTTCTGGACGAAAGCCTGTTCCTGATCGGCTCTCCGGCCCGTTCGGAGATTGCGGATCGCATTATCGGCGACACTGTCGCGATGGCAGAACTCGGCGGATTTCCGCTTATCTTGCCAAGCCGCGGACATGGACTGCGCGCGAGTCTCGATCGTTCGTTCGCCATCGCGGCGACCGCCCCGACGATCGTGATGGAAATCGACTCGCTGGCAGTTATCATGGATGCCGTGTCCGCCGGTGTCGGCTACACGATCCAGCCGGGTGCCGCCTTGGCACGCGTTGCCTCGAGCCAGCTCGACGTTCGCCCAATTTCGGACCCCGATGCCCATCGGCAAAATCTGCTTGCCAGCCTTCCCGAGCAGGAGTTGTCACCCGCGGCGCTGGCTCTGAGAGCGCAGGCGCGCAAGGTCGTGGCCGGTCTGGTTCGCGATGGGCGATGGAGCGGCGCTACCCTTCATGATCTGTAAATACACCTTCATCG
This genomic interval carries:
- a CDS encoding LysR substrate-binding domain-containing protein produces the protein MELRQLKYLLTAVDCGSLGKAASELGLGTSALSQQISRLESELSTRLLVRGASGVTPTEAGYAFCQQARLALRHLDAATAAAQGARLSGVVSLGLAPTTASVLALPLIEAMARRYPNIRLQLVEGMSGHLAGMLKNRQIDIAVLFNAESVAFAGSEAIPLLDESLFLIGSPARSEIADRIIGDTVAMAELGGFPLILPSRGHGLRASLDRSFAIAATAPTIVMEIDSLAVIMDAVSAGVGYTIQPGAALARVASSQLDVRPISDPDAHRQNLLASLPEQELSPAALALRAQARKVVAGLVRDGRWSGATLHDL
- the pepT gene encoding peptidase T, yielding MELRNELIERFFRYLAVESQSDAKSTTLPSTLGQARLAALLRDELRGMGLDAVTIDGHATVTAIRRGSLPKAPKIGFIAHLDTVNVGLSPNIKPQILRFNGEDLCLNTESDIWLRVAEHPEIRGWEGQDIIFSDGTSVLGADNKAAIAVIMTLLNRLGSSGQYGDICIAFVPDEEIGLRGSKALDLDRFPCDFAYTIDCCELGEIVFENFNAASGEITFTGVSAHPMSAKGVLVNPLLMAMDFVAEFDRAETPEQTEGREGYFWFKDLSANDTEARLSVMIRDFDKAGFEKRKDRINKAAAAIGNRYPSGHVACRISDQYHNISDHLGGETRPVDMIFSAMEALGITPKPLPMRGGTDGAALSSRGLPTPNFFTGAYNFHSRFEFLPLPAFEKSFEVARMLCRLAAKI